A portion of the Helicobacter pylori NQ4053 genome contains these proteins:
- a CDS encoding potassium channel family protein yields MFEKLKFFKIKKDDEIQPEVNLNSEIYEQFKVFRLPLILIQLLVLLGTLGYFALENYSLMQAFFQTTYTMTATGFGALNESQFGPISIFLTSILMFFGAGIIAFSVAILVSVVNKGTLTRLIKEKGMIYKIARLKDHYVICYHNEYTIELSKQFRSAQIPFVVVDNDPNFEEEAIKHKYPYYIIGDPHTNLAMLKTHLSSARGVVALSKILPVNVALMVSVRLFEKELKRKPYYIIASAHSDEGLEKLKKLGADMVVSPTKLMAQRVSAMAVRPDMENILERFINKKDTLLDLEEVIVPKTSWLVLRKLKEAHFREIAKAFVIGITQKDGKYIPMPDGETIIASESKLLMVGTSEGVATCKQLITSHQKPKEVDYISL; encoded by the coding sequence TTGTTTGAAAAGTTGAAATTTTTTAAAATCAAAAAAGACGATGAAATTCAGCCAGAAGTCAATTTAAATTCTGAAATCTATGAGCAATTTAAGGTCTTTAGACTCCCGCTTATTTTAATCCAATTGCTTGTGCTTTTAGGCACTCTGGGATACTTCGCCCTAGAAAATTATAGCCTTATGCAAGCTTTCTTCCAAACGACTTACACCATGACAGCTACAGGGTTTGGCGCTTTAAATGAAAGCCAGTTTGGGCCTATAAGTATTTTTTTAACTTCCATTTTAATGTTTTTTGGGGCAGGAATCATTGCCTTTAGCGTGGCTATTTTAGTTAGCGTGGTCAATAAAGGCACGCTTACCAGATTGATTAAGGAGAAAGGTATGATTTACAAAATCGCGCGCCTTAAGGATCATTATGTGATTTGTTACCACAACGAATACACCATTGAATTGAGCAAGCAATTCCGCTCCGCTCAAATCCCCTTTGTGGTCGTGGATAATGATCCTAATTTTGAAGAAGAAGCCATTAAGCACAAATACCCCTACTATATCATAGGCGATCCGCACACCAATTTAGCCATGCTAAAAACCCACTTAAGCAGCGCTAGGGGCGTTGTGGCTTTGTCTAAGATTTTACCGGTGAATGTGGCGTTAATGGTGAGCGTGCGCTTGTTTGAAAAGGAATTAAAGCGCAAACCTTACTACATCATTGCGAGCGCGCATAGCGATGAAGGCTTAGAAAAATTAAAAAAATTAGGGGCTGATATGGTGGTTTCCCCTACAAAACTCATGGCGCAGAGAGTGAGCGCGATGGCGGTGCGTCCGGATATGGAAAATATCTTAGAGCGTTTTATCAATAAAAAAGACACGCTTTTAGACTTAGAGGAAGTGATTGTCCCTAAAACCAGCTGGCTTGTGTTAAGGAAATTAAAAGAAGCCCATTTTAGAGAGATCGCTAAAGCGTTTGTGATTGGTATCACTCAAAAAGATGGCAAATACATCCCCATGCCTGACGGAGAAACGATTATTGCAAGCGAATCCAAGCTATTGATGGTTGGCACTTCAGAAGGCGTTGCAACCTGTAAGCAACTCATTACTAGCCACCAAAAACCAAAAGAAGTGGATTACATTTCATTGTAA
- the rpmB gene encoding 50S ribosomal protein L28: MAKRCTLTFKGPMIGNHVSHANNKNKRRLLPNLRSVKIQLDDGTTKRIKVAASTLRTMRKGA; the protein is encoded by the coding sequence ATGGCAAAAAGATGCACTTTAACTTTCAAAGGGCCTATGATAGGCAATCATGTCAGTCATGCGAACAACAAAAACAAGCGCCGCTTACTCCCTAACTTGCGATCGGTTAAGATCCAATTAGACGACGGCACGACTAAACGCATTAAAGTGGCTGCTTCCACTTTAAGAACCATGCGTAAAGGGGCTTAG
- a CDS encoding HpaA family protein, whose amino-acid sequence MERSLIFKKVRVYSKMLVALGLSGVLIGCAMNPSAETKKPNDAKNQKQAQAQTHERIQTSSEHVTPLDFNYPVHIVQAPQNHHIVGILAPRIQVSDNLKPYIDKFQDALVNQIQTIFEKRGYQVLRFQDEKALNAQDKRKIFSVLDLKGWVGILEDLKMNLKDPNNPNLDTLVDQSSGSVWFNFYEPESNRVVHDFAVEVGIFQAMTYTYKHSNSGGLNSSNSIIHEDLEKNKEDAIHKILNRMYAVVMKKAVTELTEENIAKYRDAIDRMKGFKSSMPQKK is encoded by the coding sequence GTGGAGCGTTCGCTTATTTTTAAAAAAGTTAGAGTTTATTCTAAAATGTTAGTGGCTTTAGGGCTTTCAGGCGTGTTAATCGGTTGTGCGATGAATCCAAGCGCTGAAACAAAAAAACCAAATGACGCCAAAAATCAAAAGCAAGCTCAAGCTCAAACTCATGAAAGAATACAAACAAGCTCTGAACATGTTACGCCGCTAGATTTTAATTACCCGGTGCATATTGTTCAAGCCCCACAAAACCACCATATTGTAGGTATTTTAGCGCCGCGCATTCAAGTGAGCGATAATCTAAAACCCTATATTGATAAGTTTCAAGACGCTTTAGTCAATCAAATCCAAACTATTTTTGAAAAAAGAGGCTATCAAGTGTTGCGTTTTCAAGATGAAAAAGCTTTGAACGCGCAAGATAAGAGAAAGATTTTTTCCGTTTTGGATTTGAAAGGGTGGGTAGGGATCTTAGAAGATTTGAAAATGAATTTAAAAGATCCCAATAATCCTAATTTAGACACGCTAGTGGATCAAAGCTCAGGCTCTGTATGGTTTAATTTTTATGAGCCAGAAAGCAATCGTGTAGTCCATGATTTTGCTGTGGAAGTAGGAATTTTTCAGGCAATGACCTATACTTACAAACATAGTAATTCTGGAGGGCTTAATTCTTCAAACAGCATTATCCATGAAGATTTGGAAAAGAATAAAGAAGACGCGATACATAAGATCTTAAACAGAATGTATGCGGTTGTCATGAAAAAAGCTGTAACAGAACTTACAGAAGAAAATATTGCCAAATACCGAGACGCTATTGATAGAATGAAAGGCTTTAAAAGTTCTATGCCTCAAAAAAAGTAG
- the mraY gene encoding phospho-N-acetylmuramoyl-pentapeptide-transferase, translated as MLYSLLYGYFNINLFQYLTFRAGLGFFIAFFLTLFLMPKFILWAKAKKANQPISSFVPSHQNKKDTPTMGGIVFVFATIVASVLCASLGNLYVLLGIIVLVGFSFVGFRDDYTKINQQNNAGMSAKMKFGMLFVLSLMVSVLLSLKGLDTFLYAPFLKNPLFEMPTALAVGFWVLVFLSTSNAVNLTDGLDGLASVPSIFTLLSLSIFVYVAGNAEFSKYLLYPKVIDVGELFVISLALVGSLFGFLWYNCNPASVFMGDSGSLAIGGFIAYNAIVSHNEILLVLMGSIFVIETLSVILQVGSYKTRKKRLFLMAPIHHHFEQKGWAENKVIVRFWIISMLSNLVALLSLKVR; from the coding sequence ATGCTCTATTCTTTACTATATGGCTATTTTAATATCAATCTTTTCCAGTATTTGACTTTTAGAGCAGGGTTAGGGTTTTTCATAGCCTTTTTTCTCACGCTTTTTTTAATGCCTAAATTCATTCTATGGGCCAAGGCTAAAAAGGCTAACCAGCCCATTTCTAGCTTCGTGCCAAGCCACCAGAATAAAAAGGATACCCCTACGATGGGGGGGATTGTGTTTGTTTTTGCAACCATTGTTGCGAGTGTGTTGTGCGCGTCTTTGGGCAATCTTTATGTGTTGTTAGGGATAATCGTGTTAGTGGGTTTTAGTTTTGTGGGTTTTAGAGACGATTACACTAAAATCAACCAACAAAATAATGCCGGTATGAGCGCGAAAATGAAATTTGGCATGCTTTTTGTCCTTTCGCTTATGGTGTCTGTTTTATTGAGCCTTAAGGGGTTGGACACTTTTTTATACGCGCCTTTTTTGAAAAACCCCTTGTTTGAAATGCCCACGGCTTTAGCGGTTGGTTTTTGGGTGTTGGTTTTTTTATCCACGAGCAATGCGGTGAATTTAACCGACGGGTTAGACGGATTAGCGAGCGTGCCTAGCATTTTCACCCTCTTAAGCCTTTCTATCTTTGTGTATGTGGCAGGGAATGCGGAATTTTCTAAATACTTGCTCTATCCTAAAGTCATAGATGTGGGGGAATTGTTTGTGATTTCGCTAGCGTTAGTGGGATCGCTCTTTGGCTTTTTGTGGTATAACTGCAACCCGGCAAGCGTGTTTATGGGCGATAGCGGGAGTTTGGCAATAGGGGGGTTTATCGCTTATAACGCTATTGTTTCGCATAATGAAATCTTACTCGTTTTAATGGGGTCTATTTTTGTAATAGAAACTTTGTCTGTGATCTTGCAAGTAGGGAGTTATAAAACCCGTAAAAAACGCCTTTTTTTAATGGCACCCATCCATCATCATTTTGAACAAAAGGGTTGGGCAGAAAACAAGGTGATCGTGCGTTTTTGGATCATTTCTATGCTGAGTAATTTAGTCGCTCTTTTAAGCTTGAAGGTGCGTTAA
- the murD gene encoding UDP-N-acetylmuramoyl-L-alanine--D-glutamate ligase → MKISLLGHGKTTLALGRFFKKNHNEVKFLDDKFHSFHKDSEGFLCYPSKDFNPNDSQLEIVSPGISFTHPLVIKAKHLVSEYDYIDSLFDLVFTPTIISISGTNGKTTTTEMLTTLLEDFKAVSGGNIGTPLIELFEKQSPLWVLETSSFSLHYTNKAYPLIYLLINVEADHLTWHCNFENYLNAKLKVLTLMPKTSLAILPLKFKEHPIIQNSQAQKIFFDTSEEVLERLEIPSNALFFKGAFLLDAALALLVYEQFLKMKNLKWQDYRENALKRLNAFKIGSHKMEEFRDKQGRLWVDDSKATNIDATLQALKTFKNQKIHLILGGDIKGVNLTPLFEEFKNYKISLYAIGSSASIIQALALEFNVSCQVCLKLEKAVQEIKSVLSQNEIALLSPSAASLDQFSSYKERGEKFKAFVLKD, encoded by the coding sequence ATGAAAATCTCTTTATTGGGGCATGGCAAAACCACTCTAGCCCTAGGGCGTTTTTTTAAAAAAAACCATAACGAAGTCAAATTTCTTGATGATAAATTCCATTCATTCCATAAAGATAGCGAGGGTTTTCTTTGCTACCCCAGTAAGGATTTTAACCCTAATGATTCCCAACTAGAGATAGTCAGCCCGGGCATTAGTTTTACGCACCCTTTAGTCATAAAAGCCAAGCATTTAGTGAGCGAATACGATTATATTGATAGCTTGTTTGATTTGGTTTTCACGCCTACTATAATCAGTATTAGCGGCACTAACGGGAAAACCACCACGACAGAAATGCTCACCACGCTTTTAGAAGATTTTAAGGCTGTGAGTGGGGGGAATATCGGCACGCCCTTGATTGAATTGTTTGAAAAGCAATCGCCCTTGTGGGTGCTAGAAACAAGCTCTTTTTCTTTGCATTACACGAATAAGGCTTACCCTTTAATCTACTTGCTCATCAATGTGGAAGCTGATCATTTGACTTGGCATTGCAATTTTGAAAATTATTTGAACGCTAAACTCAAGGTTTTAACATTGATGCCTAAAACTTCGCTCGCTATCCTCCCTTTAAAATTCAAAGAACACCCCATTATTCAAAACTCGCAAGCGCAAAAAATCTTTTTTGACACAAGCGAAGAGGTTTTAGAGCGTTTAGAAATCCCCTCTAACGCTCTTTTTTTTAAGGGAGCGTTTTTATTAGACGCTGCCTTAGCCCTTTTAGTTTATGAGCAATTTTTAAAAATGAAGAATTTAAAATGGCAAGACTATAGAGAAAACGCCCTTAAAAGACTGAACGCTTTTAAAATCGGCTCGCATAAAATGGAAGAATTTAGGGATAAACAAGGGCGTTTGTGGGTAGATGACAGCAAAGCCACAAACATTGATGCCACCTTACAAGCCCTAAAAACCTTTAAAAACCAAAAAATCCATTTGATTTTAGGGGGTGATATTAAAGGGGTCAATTTAACCCCCCTTTTTGAAGAATTTAAAAACTATAAAATAAGCCTTTATGCCATAGGATCAAGCGCTTCTATCATCCAAGCCTTAGCGTTAGAATTTAATGTTTCTTGTCAAGTTTGTTTAAAGTTAGAAAAAGCGGTTCAAGAAATTAAAAGCGTTTTATCGCAAAATGAAATCGCTTTGCTTTCGCCTAGTGCGGCCAGTTTGGATCAATTTTCTTCGTATAAAGAAAGGGGTGAAAAATTCAAGGCGTTTGTTTTAAAAGACTAA
- a CDS encoding HP0495 family protein, whose protein sequence is MPSDLEKPTIIYPCLWDYRVIMTTNDTSMLKELLETYQRPFKLEFKNTSKNAKFYSFNVSMEVSNESERNEIFQKISQLEVVVHAL, encoded by the coding sequence ATGCCGTCTGATTTAGAAAAACCCACCATTATTTACCCTTGCCTTTGGGATTATAGAGTGATTATGACCACTAACGATACAAGCATGTTAAAAGAACTTTTAGAAACCTACCAACGCCCCTTTAAATTGGAATTTAAAAACACTTCTAAAAACGCTAAATTTTATAGCTTTAATGTTTCTATGGAAGTTTCAAACGAATCAGAACGGAACGAGATTTTTCAAAAAATTTCACAATTAGAAGTCGTGGTGCATGCGCTTTAG
- the ybgC gene encoding acyl-CoA thioesterase YbgC, with the protein MRCRVYYEDTDSEGVVYHANYLKYCERARSEFFFKKNVLPENEEGVFVIRSIKADFFTPASLGQVLEIRTQIKELRKVFVVLFQEIYCIQNASLEPMKPFKVFASEIKFGFVNRSTYSPIAIPKLFKELLNAV; encoded by the coding sequence ATGCGCTGTAGGGTATATTACGAAGATACCGACTCTGAAGGCGTGGTCTATCATGCGAATTATTTGAAATATTGCGAAAGGGCTAGGAGCGAGTTTTTTTTTAAAAAAAATGTCTTGCCAGAAAATGAAGAAGGCGTGTTTGTCATTCGCTCTATCAAAGCGGATTTTTTCACCCCTGCAAGCCTTGGCCAGGTCTTAGAAATAAGAACGCAAATTAAAGAATTAAGAAAGGTTTTTGTGGTGCTTTTTCAAGAAATTTATTGCATCCAAAACGCTTCTTTAGAGCCTATGAAGCCCTTTAAAGTCTTTGCTTCAGAAATCAAATTTGGCTTTGTCAACCGCTCTACATACAGCCCTATTGCCATTCCTAAATTGTTTAAGGAGCTTCTTAATGCCGTCTGA
- a CDS encoding sodium-dependent transporter has translation MGNHFSKLGFVLAALGSAIGLGHIWRFPYMTGVSGGGAFVLLFLFLSLSVGAAMFIAEMLLGQSTQKNVIEAFKELDLNPKKRWKYAGLLLISGPLILTFYGTILGWVLYYLVSVSFNLPNNIQESEQIFTQTLQSIRLQSIGLFSVLFITGWIVSRGIKEGIEKLNLVLMPLLFATFFGLLFYAMSMDSFSKAFHFMFDFKPKDLTSQVFTYSLGQVFFSLSIGLGINITYAAVTDKTQNLLKSTIWVVLSGILISLVAGLMIFTFVFEYGANVSQGTGLIFTSLPVVFGQMGAIGILVSVLFLLALAFAGITSTVALLEPSVMYLTERYQYSRFKVTWGLVALIFVVGVVLIFSLHKDYKDYLTFFEKSLFDWLDFASSTIIMPLGGMATFIFMGWVLKKEKLRLLSTHFLGPKLFATWYFLLKYITPLIVFSIWLSKIY, from the coding sequence ATGGGTAATCATTTTTCTAAATTAGGATTTGTTTTAGCGGCTTTAGGAAGCGCGATAGGTTTAGGGCATATTTGGCGTTTCCCCTATATGACTGGGGTGAGCGGTGGGGGTGCTTTTGTTTTATTATTTTTATTTTTATCCTTAAGCGTTGGTGCGGCGATGTTTATCGCTGAAATGCTATTAGGACAAAGCACTCAAAAAAATGTAATAGAAGCTTTTAAAGAGCTTGACCTTAACCCCAAAAAACGCTGGAAATACGCAGGGCTTTTGCTTATTTCTGGGCCTTTAATACTGACTTTTTATGGCACTATTTTAGGCTGGGTGCTTTATTATTTGGTGAGTGTTAGTTTTAATTTGCCTAACAATATCCAAGAATCTGAACAAATTTTTACTCAAACTTTGCAGTCTATAAGGTTACAATCCATTGGGCTTTTTAGCGTTTTATTTATAACCGGATGGATTGTTTCTAGGGGGATTAAAGAAGGGATTGAAAAACTCAATCTAGTCTTAATGCCCTTACTCTTTGCCACTTTTTTTGGTTTGCTTTTCTATGCGATGAGCATGGATTCTTTTTCTAAAGCTTTCCATTTCATGTTTGATTTCAAGCCAAAAGATTTGACTTCTCAAGTGTTCACTTATTCTTTGGGGCAGGTTTTCTTTTCTTTAAGCATCGGTTTAGGGATCAATATCACTTATGCTGCGGTTACGGATAAAACGCAGAATTTGCTTAAAAGCACGATTTGGGTGGTTTTATCAGGGATTTTAATTTCTCTTGTGGCAGGGCTTATGATTTTCACTTTTGTGTTTGAATACGGGGCGAATGTCTCACAAGGCACAGGGTTAATTTTCACTTCTTTACCGGTGGTTTTTGGCCAAATGGGAGCGATAGGTATTCTTGTTTCAGTTCTTTTTTTGCTCGCGCTCGCTTTTGCTGGAATCACTTCTACGGTGGCTTTATTAGAGCCAAGCGTGATGTATCTTACCGAAAGGTATCAATACTCTCGTTTTAAGGTTACTTGGGGTCTTGTAGCGCTAATTTTTGTGGTAGGCGTGGTGTTGATTTTCTCGCTCCATAAGGATTATAAAGACTATCTCACTTTCTTTGAAAAAAGTCTTTTTGATTGGTTGGATTTTGCCTCAAGCACCATTATCATGCCTTTAGGCGGGATGGCAACCTTTATTTTTATGGGCTGGGTTTTGAAAAAAGAAAAATTGCGTCTTTTAAGCACGCACTTTTTAGGCCCTAAATTGTTTGCAACTTGGTATTTCTTGCTTAAATACATCACCCCTTTAATTGTGTTTTCCATTTGGTTGAGCAAGATTTATTAA
- a CDS encoding sodium-dependent transporter — translation MGKFSKLGFILATLGSSIGLGHIWRFPYMVGHNGGSAFVLLYLVLTLSLGIAMLLVEMLIGNLGKKDVVSNYQILDPKRKKYYPFTSFFILGGPLILSFYAVVLGWVLYYLFVVTFDLPKDLEQAKMQFSMLQNGSLIWPVIGFSACLLPTVWFVSRGIEEGIEKLNVVLMPLLFVIFIGLLIYAMTLESMPKALRFLFNFEIQKIDFKVVMDALGQMFFSLSLGVGTIITYSAFTPKKENLFKSSLFIVLPGILISLIAGVMIFTFVFEYHADVSQGPGLVFISLPLTFAKMGISGQIVSLFFFMALVFAGITSTVSLIEPLALYLINRFNFSRLQASLWIGVVVYVLGVLVILSMNERYAKFLSLAHKSVFGWLDFITSSFLMPLGGLFSVLFVGWVLNKKRSFLATKHFFNINAFKAWHFSVRFIAPVVVLAIFILQFK, via the coding sequence ATGGGAAAATTTTCTAAATTAGGCTTTATTTTAGCCACTTTGGGTAGCTCTATCGGTTTAGGGCATATTTGGCGCTTTCCTTATATGGTAGGTCATAATGGGGGAAGTGCGTTTGTGCTTTTATATCTGGTGCTAACCTTGAGTTTAGGCATTGCTATGCTTTTAGTGGAAATGCTGATTGGGAATTTGGGTAAAAAAGATGTTGTTTCTAATTATCAAATCTTAGATCCTAAAAGGAAAAAATATTACCCTTTCACTTCTTTTTTTATTTTAGGCGGTCCTCTCATTTTATCCTTTTATGCGGTGGTGTTAGGCTGGGTGCTTTACTATCTTTTTGTAGTAACTTTTGATTTACCTAAAGATTTAGAGCAAGCCAAAATGCAATTTAGCATGCTCCAAAATGGCAGTTTAATCTGGCCTGTTATTGGCTTTAGCGCATGCTTATTGCCGACAGTATGGTTTGTTTCTAGGGGGATTGAAGAAGGGATTGAAAAATTAAATGTCGTGCTTATGCCGTTATTGTTTGTGATTTTCATAGGGCTTTTAATCTATGCGATGACTTTAGAAAGCATGCCTAAAGCTTTGCGCTTTTTATTTAATTTTGAGATTCAAAAGATTGATTTTAAGGTTGTTATGGACGCTTTAGGGCAGATGTTCTTTTCTTTGAGTTTGGGGGTAGGCACGATCATTACTTATTCAGCTTTCACGCCCAAAAAAGAAAATCTATTCAAAAGCTCTCTGTTTATTGTTTTACCGGGTATTTTAATTTCTCTCATTGCCGGGGTGATGATTTTTACCTTTGTGTTTGAATACCATGCGGATGTGTCTCAAGGGCCAGGGCTTGTTTTTATTTCCTTACCTTTAACTTTCGCTAAAATGGGCATAAGCGGGCAGATCGTTTCGCTCTTTTTCTTTATGGCGCTTGTTTTTGCCGGGATCACTTCCACGGTTTCTTTGATAGAGCCTTTAGCGCTTTATCTTATCAATCGTTTTAATTTCTCGCGCCTTCAAGCGTCGCTATGGATAGGGGTTGTTGTGTATGTTTTAGGCGTTTTAGTCATTCTTTCTATGAATGAACGATACGCTAAGTTTTTAAGCCTCGCTCATAAGAGCGTGTTTGGGTGGCTGGATTTCATCACTTCTTCATTTTTAATGCCTTTGGGAGGCTTGTTTTCAGTCTTATTTGTGGGGTGGGTTTTAAATAAAAAGCGTTCTTTTTTAGCCACGAAGCATTTCTTTAATATAAACGCTTTTAAAGCGTGGCATTTTAGCGTTCGTTTTATCGCGCCTGTAGTGGTTTTAGCGATTTTCATCTTGCAATTTAAGTGA
- a CDS encoding phospholipase A, whose amino-acid sequence MKSILIFMIFVVCQLEGKKFSQDNFKVDYNYYLRKQDLHIIKTQNDLSNAWYFPPQKAPKEHSWVDFAKKYLNMMDYLGTYFLPFYHSFTPIFQWYHPNINPYQRNEFKFQISFRVPVFRHILWTKGTLYLAYTQTNWFQIYNDPQSAPMRMINFMPELIYVYPINFKPFGGKIGNFSEIWIGWQHISNGVGGAQCYQPFNKEGNPENQFPGGPVIVKDYNGQKDVRWGGCRSVSAGQRPVFRLVWEKGGLKIMVAYWPYVPYDQSNPNLIDYMGYGNAKIDYRRGRHHFELQLYDIFTQYWRYNRWHGAFRLGYTYRINPFVGIYAQWFNGYGDGLYEYDVFSNRIGVGIRLNP is encoded by the coding sequence ATGAAAAGCATTTTGATCTTTATGATTTTTGTAGTTTGTCAGTTAGAGGGCAAAAAATTTTCACAAGATAATTTTAAGGTGGATTATAACTACTATTTGCGCAAACAGGATTTGCACATCATTAAAACGCAAAACGATTTGTCCAATGCTTGGTATTTCCCTCCACAAAAAGCCCCCAAAGAACATTCTTGGGTGGATTTTGCTAAAAAATATTTAAACATGATGGATTATCTAGGCACTTATTTTTTGCCTTTTTATCATAGTTTCACCCCCATTTTTCAATGGTATCACCCCAATATCAACCCCTATCAACGCAATGAGTTTAAGTTCCAAATCAGTTTTAGAGTGCCTGTATTTAGGCATATTCTTTGGACTAAAGGCACGCTTTATCTGGCTTATACCCAAACTAACTGGTTTCAAATTTATAATGACCCCCAATCCGCCCCCATGCGAATGATCAATTTCATGCCTGAACTCATTTACGTTTATCCTATTAATTTTAAACCTTTTGGGGGTAAAATAGGGAATTTTTCTGAAATTTGGATAGGTTGGCAGCACATTTCTAATGGCGTGGGGGGCGCGCAATGCTATCAGCCTTTTAATAAAGAGGGTAATCCTGAAAACCAATTCCCAGGAGGGCCTGTGATCGTTAAAGATTATAACGGGCAAAAAGACGTGCGTTGGGGGGGGTGTCGCTCGGTGAGCGCGGGGCAACGCCCTGTGTTTCGTTTGGTGTGGGAAAAGGGAGGCCTAAAAATCATGGTCGCTTATTGGCCCTATGTCCCTTATGATCAATCCAACCCTAATTTGATTGATTACATGGGGTATGGTAACGCTAAAATTGATTACAGGAGAGGGCGCCATCATTTTGAATTGCAACTTTATGATATTTTCACGCAATACTGGCGTTATAATCGCTGGCATGGGGCTTTCCGCTTAGGCTATACCTACCGCATTAACCCTTTTGTGGGGATTTATGCGCAGTGGTTTAATGGCTATGGCGATGGCTTGTATGAATACGATGTTTTTTCCAATCGTATAGGGGTAGGAATACGCTTAAACCCTTAA
- the dnaN gene encoding DNA polymerase III subunit beta translates to MKISVSKNDLENTLRYLQAFLDKKDASSIASHIHLEVIKEKLFLKASDSDIGLKSYIFTQSSDKEGVGTINGKKFLDIISCLKDSNIVLETKDDSLVIKQNKSSFKLPMFDADEFPEFPVIDPKVSIEVNTPFLVDAFKKIAPVIEQTSHKRELAGVLMQFDQKHQTLSVVGTDTKRLSYTQLEKISIHSIEEDISCILPKRALLEILKLFYENFSFKSDGMLAVVENETHTFFTKLIDGNYPDYQKILPKEYISSFTLGKEEFKESIKLCSSLSSTIKLTLEKNNALFESLDSEHSETAKTSVEIEKGLDIEKAFHLGVNAKFFLEALNALGTTQFVLKCNEPSSPFLIQESLDEKQSHLSAKISTLMMPITL, encoded by the coding sequence ATGAAAATCAGTGTTAGTAAAAACGATTTAGAAAACACTTTGCGCTACTTGCAAGCTTTTTTGGATAAAAAGGACGCTTCTTCTATCGCTTCACACATCCATTTAGAAGTCATTAAAGAAAAGCTTTTTTTAAAAGCGAGCGATTCCGATATTGGGTTAAAAAGCTATATTTTTACGCAATCTAGCGATAAAGAGGGCGTTGGCACGATCAACGGGAAGAAGTTTTTAGACATTATTTCATGTTTAAAAGACTCTAATATTGTTTTAGAGACTAAAGATGACAGCTTGGTGATCAAACAAAATAAAAGCTCTTTCAAACTCCCCATGTTTGACGCTGATGAGTTCCCTGAATTCCCTGTTATAGATCCCAAAGTGAGTATAGAAGTCAATACCCCTTTTTTGGTGGATGCGTTTAAAAAAATCGCCCCTGTGATTGAGCAAACCAGCCATAAAAGGGAGTTAGCCGGTGTTTTAATGCAATTTGATCAAAAACACCAAACCCTTTCAGTGGTAGGCACGGATACCAAACGGCTTTCTTACACGCAGTTAGAAAAAATCTCTATCCATTCCATCGAAGAAGACATCTCTTGCATTTTGCCTAAAAGAGCTTTATTAGAAATCCTTAAGCTTTTTTATGAAAATTTCAGTTTTAAAAGCGACGGCATGTTAGCGGTGGTTGAAAACGAAACACACACTTTTTTCACCAAGCTCATTGATGGGAATTACCCTGATTATCAAAAAATCCTCCCTAAAGAATACATTTCTTCTTTCACTTTAGGCAAGGAAGAATTTAAAGAGAGCATTAAATTGTGCAGTTCTTTAAGCTCCACCATTAAACTCACTTTAGAAAAAAACAACGCTTTGTTCGAATCTTTGGATTCTGAGCATAGCGAAACGGCTAAAACCTCTGTTGAGATTGAAAAAGGTTTGGATATTGAAAAAGCCTTTCATTTGGGCGTGAACGCGAAATTTTTCCTTGAAGCCTTAAACGCTTTAGGGACAACGCAATTCGTTTTAAAATGCAATGAGCCTTCTTCGCCTTTTTTGATCCAAGAGTCTCTTGATGAAAAGCAAAGCCACTTGAGCGCTAAAATTTCTACTTTGATGATGCCAATCACATTATAA